A genomic segment from Hypomesus transpacificus isolate Combined female chromosome 13, fHypTra1, whole genome shotgun sequence encodes:
- the LOC124475710 gene encoding LOW QUALITY PROTEIN: pentraxin fusion protein-like (The sequence of the model RefSeq protein was modified relative to this genomic sequence to represent the inferred CDS: inserted 2 bases in 1 codon) translates to MSVCSDKVAGILMLCFFGLCSASKVGLGGKVLVFPSETDFSFVTLITQKKMELRSFTLCMRVATELQGERKIILFAYRTSAYDELNVWRXISFCMSEGGVLFHLPPLSTFRTSLCVTWESSSGLSAFWVDGRRSTYQVYKPGHTVRPKGTVLLGQDPDKHLGNFEAAQSFVGEVIDVNMWDYVRHRSQVQAWHHGHLVPKGNIFDWATIEYQLNEKVMVVDDV, encoded by the exons ATG AGTGTCTGCAGTGACAAGGTTGCTGGTATTCTCATGCTTTGCTTCTTTGGCCTGTGTTCAGCCAGTAAAG TGGGTCTGGGTGGCAAGGTCCTGGTCTTCCCTTCCGAGACAGACTTCAGCTTTGTGACCCTGATCACCCAGAAGAAGATGGAGCTGCGCTCGTTCACGCTGTGCATGCGCGTTGCCACGGAGCTGCAGGGCGAGCGCAAGATCATCCTCTTCGCCTACCGCACCTCAGCCTACGACGAGCTCAACGTGTGGCG GATATCCTTTTGCATGAGCGAGGGCGGCGTCCTCTTCCACCtgccacccctctccaccttccGCACCAGCCTCTGCGTCACCTGGGAGTCCAGCTCTGGGCTGTCGGCCTTCTGGGTGGACGGCCGGCGCAGCACCTACCAGGTGTACAAGCCCGGCCACACAGTGAGGCCCAAGGGCACCGTCCTCCTTGGGCAGGACCCAGACAAGCACCTGGGGAACTTCGAAGCTGCGCAGAGCTTCGTGGGGGAGGTGATCGATGTCAACATGTGGGACTACGTGCGCCACAGGAGCCAGGTCCAAGCCTGGCACCACGGCCACCTTGTCCCCAAGGGCAACATCTTTGACTGGGCCACCATAGAGTACCAGCTGAATGAGAAAGTGATGGTGGTGGATGATGTCTGa
- the LOC124475819 gene encoding centrosome and spindle pole-associated protein 1-like gives MEAEMKNYNPWGRGGCGLPLRDTRGDLITDLKQMHRQNEEAWLNPETSLKEATRPILREDRLPPINTVSGFAPVQTSMFARGNVFPNQPTLHQLTELDKYKLGLKQQIEEKHLKEAEEREKLRLEEAKEERRLAEQRAQI, from the exons ATGGAGGCTGAAATGAAGAACTACAACccatggggccggggagggtgcggcTTACCCCTCAGAGACACCCGAGGGGACCTCATAA ctgacctgaagcagatgcacaggcagaatgaggaagcttggctgaaccccgagacctctcTGAAAGAAGCCACCAGGCCCATCCTGAgggaggacagactgcctcccaTCAACACAGTCTCTG GTTTTGCCCCTGTCCAGACCTCCATGTTTGCCAGAGGAAATGTGTTTCCTAACCAGCCAACGCTTCATCAACTCACTGAACTGGATAAGTATAAGCTTGGCCTAAAACAACag ATTGAGGAGAAGCACCttaaggaggcagaggagagggagaagctacGTCTGGAGGAggcaaaggaggagaggaggctggcagagcagagggctCAAATTTAG
- the LOC124475820 gene encoding centrosome and spindle pole-associated protein 1-like: MHRQNEEAWLNPETSQRKVTRPNLREDRLPPINTVSGFAPVQTSIYARGNVFPNQPTLHQLTELDKYKLGLKQQRKAKVTWPILREDRLPPINTVSGSDHVQTSDISSIPGESVFLTKFHHNLESLQIQEKQERRRLEKAERDRAEAKQEAEIKNYDPWGRGGCGAPLRDTQGDLISTL; the protein is encoded by the exons atgcacaggcagaatgaggaagcttggctgaaccccgagacctctcAGAGAAAAGTCACCAGGCCTaacctgagagaggacagactgcctcctatcaacacagtgtcag GTTTTGCCCCTGTGCAGACCTCCATTTATGCCAGAGGAAATGTGTTTCCTAACCAGCCAACGCTTCATCAACTCACTGAACTGGATAAGTATAAGCTTGGCCTAAAACAACAG AGAAAGGCCAAAGTCACCTGGCCCAtcctgagagaggacagactgcctcctatcaacacagtctcag gttctgatcatgtccagaccagtgacatttccagca TTCCAGGGGAGTCAGTATTCCTCACCAAATTCCATCATAACCTTGAATCCCTGcagatccaggagaagcaggagcgccggaggctggagaaggctgAGAGGGACCGGGCTGAGGCCAAGCAGGAGGCcgaaataaaaaattatgatccatggggccggggagggtgcggcGCACCCCTCAGAGACACCCAAGGGGACCTCATTAgtacgttgtag